One genomic segment of Bacteroides caccae includes these proteins:
- a CDS encoding AraC family transcriptional regulator → MQQKKTTKEEYQKCVNVVVEYINQHLGEEIDLKSLAKVSNFSPFYFHRIMKAFLGEPIGTFIVRTRTEAAARLLRYSDIPIADIAYRIGYSSPSSLSKVFRQFYGISPLEYRNNKNFVIMKPAIIRPELELKSEIKNVPARNVIYIRLSGDYKLNDYGGTWGRLWQFVKEQNLPIGDFNPLCIYHDDPKVTPAEKLRTDVCMVMPVQVAPKGDVGFKTLPAGRYAIFLYKGSYDNLQAVYDTIYGKYLPEMECTLRDEASAERYLNDPCKTAPEELLTEIYIPVE, encoded by the coding sequence ATGCAACAGAAGAAAACAACGAAAGAAGAGTATCAAAAGTGCGTAAATGTCGTAGTGGAATATATCAATCAGCATTTAGGAGAAGAGATTGATTTAAAATCGCTGGCCAAGGTTTCTAATTTCTCTCCTTTTTACTTTCACCGGATAATGAAAGCATTTCTCGGTGAACCGATTGGTACGTTTATTGTCCGGACGCGGACAGAAGCTGCCGCACGCCTGCTCCGTTACTCGGATATCCCGATTGCCGATATAGCCTATCGCATCGGATATTCGTCCCCCTCTTCATTGTCGAAAGTATTCAGGCAGTTTTATGGGATTTCACCTTTAGAGTATCGAAACAATAAAAACTTTGTAATTATGAAACCAGCGATTATCAGACCGGAATTGGAACTGAAAAGTGAGATTAAAAATGTACCTGCAAGAAATGTGATTTATATCCGCCTGTCCGGCGACTACAAACTGAATGATTATGGCGGCACCTGGGGACGGTTGTGGCAGTTTGTCAAAGAACAAAACCTGCCAATAGGGGATTTCAACCCGCTTTGCATCTATCACGACGACCCCAAAGTGACACCTGCCGAGAAGTTGCGTACAGATGTATGCATGGTAATGCCTGTTCAGGTAGCGCCTAAAGGCGACGTAGGATTCAAGACGCTTCCTGCCGGACGTTATGCCATTTTCCTTTATAAAGGGTCGTATGACAATCTGCAAGCAGTGTATGATACTATTTACGGAAAATATCTGCCTGAAATGGAATGTACGTTGCGCGACGAAGCCAGTGCCGAACGTTATCTGAACGACCCGTGCAAAACGGCTCCCGAAGAGTTGCTGACGGAGATTTATATTCCCGTGGAATAA
- a CDS encoding winged helix-turn-helix domain-containing protein translates to MDKRIVGTNAGKVWCALKEIGEISIPELARRLNLSVESTALAAGWLARENKICIQRKNGLIALSDESAFPFSFG, encoded by the coding sequence ATGGATAAAAGAATAGTAGGGACGAACGCCGGAAAGGTCTGGTGTGCCCTAAAGGAAATTGGTGAAATTTCAATACCAGAATTGGCGAGAAGATTAAACCTTAGCGTAGAGAGTACAGCATTGGCTGCTGGTTGGCTGGCAAGAGAGAACAAAATTTGTATTCAACGAAAAAATGGATTGATTGCTTTATCCGATGAAAGCGCCTTTCCTTTCAGTTTTGGATAG